From Vallitalea longa, one genomic window encodes:
- a CDS encoding ATPase, T2SS/T4P/T4SS family, with translation MSSLAEAKVDFYDKKNMPKFDLEEYIYSMTGEKRQELITINNDDLSRFHLLCETLFAYFHAEWEKEGLETSTLIRQKNAILGKKLEVRYFKDNIEDYLKRNNKLEEWYPKWYTDLVDAIYQECWGLGGVAQWKNDKKYALSQSAKIIGNNIYFMENGKMKLQKQSISDDRRKQLIKALLLNEKNIHYNQKHAEVSMHDGTRITIYGEKLVKENMEAIVFRKFIIPKLTFEEQAKRKTIPYEIIPMLRNMVKIGYNVIFTGAVRTGKTTFLETWQMYEDTSLEGVMIETGSEIPAHKLQPYAPIIQLIADDDELGSIIKPILRSDADYIIAAEARDGRALNISVRAANKGTRRCKTTYHTTDPTDICYDIADEIVKFYGGDLYNTISKVSKSFHYVFHFIQLADKSKKRLKGIYEIRFNRYEHKITIHQICRYEYKSDSWKFKYDIGEDKEEIGDEENKEALMNFKNQLRELEQLYPYPDYKVYEPRYESLRGANE, from the coding sequence ATGAGTAGTTTGGCTGAAGCAAAAGTTGATTTTTATGATAAAAAGAATATGCCGAAATTTGATTTAGAAGAATACATTTATTCAATGACAGGTGAGAAAAGGCAAGAACTAATTACTATAAATAATGATGATCTATCTAGATTTCATTTGTTATGTGAAACCTTATTTGCATATTTTCATGCCGAATGGGAGAAGGAAGGACTTGAAACAAGTACTTTAATAAGACAGAAAAATGCTATTTTGGGTAAGAAATTAGAAGTTAGATATTTCAAAGACAATATAGAAGATTATCTAAAAAGAAACAACAAACTAGAAGAATGGTATCCGAAGTGGTACACAGATCTAGTTGATGCTATATATCAGGAATGTTGGGGATTAGGTGGAGTAGCACAATGGAAAAATGATAAGAAGTATGCTTTATCGCAATCTGCAAAAATTATCGGTAATAATATATATTTCATGGAAAATGGAAAAATGAAATTACAGAAACAGAGTATATCTGATGATAGACGAAAACAGCTTATAAAAGCATTATTACTTAATGAGAAGAATATACATTATAATCAAAAACATGCAGAGGTATCAATGCATGATGGTACAAGGATAACTATATACGGTGAGAAATTAGTAAAAGAAAATATGGAGGCAATAGTATTTAGGAAATTCATTATTCCAAAACTTACTTTTGAAGAACAAGCTAAGAGAAAAACTATTCCGTATGAAATAATTCCTATGTTAAGAAATATGGTTAAAATAGGATATAATGTGATTTTTACTGGTGCTGTAAGGACAGGGAAAACCACATTTCTAGAAACATGGCAGATGTATGAGGATACATCTTTAGAAGGAGTCATGATTGAGACTGGTTCAGAGATACCAGCACATAAGCTACAGCCATATGCACCTATAATACAATTGATAGCTGATGATGATGAATTAGGAAGTATCATCAAACCCATATTGAGATCTGATGCCGATTATATAATAGCAGCAGAAGCTAGGGATGGACGAGCTCTTAATATTTCAGTGAGAGCTGCCAACAAGGGAACTAGGAGATGCAAAACAACCTATCATACTACTGATCCGACAGATATTTGTTATGATATCGCTGATGAAATAGTTAAATTCTATGGGGGAGATTTATATAATACTATTTCAAAGGTATCTAAATCATTTCATTATGTATTTCATTTCATTCAACTTGCAGACAAGAGCAAGAAACGGTTAAAAGGAATATATGAAATCAGATTTAACAGATATGAACATAAGATCACTATTCATCAGATATGCAGGTATGAATATAAAAGTGACAGTTGGAAGTTTAAATATGATATTGGTGAAGATAAAGAAGAGATAGGCGATGAAGAAAATAAAGAAGCGTTGATGAATTTCAAAAATCAGCTCAGAGAGTTGGAACAATTATATCCTTATCCAGATTATAAGGTATATGAGCCAAGGTATGAAAGTTTAAGAGGTGCCAACGAATGA